Proteins from a single region of Stappia sp. ES.058:
- the nagZ gene encoding beta-N-acetylhexosaminidase — MAKAFIAGCSGPRLTVDERQFFSDERPWALILFARNCRQTDQIRDLVSEFRDLVGWPDAPVLIDQEGGRVRRLRPPLVPDYPPGAVYGKLHDIDADAGLRSAWLCGRLIGADLADLGITVDCLPIVDVPRGDTSNVIGDRAYGTDPAIIARIGRAMTDGLGAAGVLPVLKHIPGHGPATIDSHLALPVVDTELETLRKLDFVPFRALRDLPLAMTAHVVYTAIDRDACATCSPKVIETIIRGELDYQGCLMSDDVSMRALGGEMQARVRSLFAAGCDLALHCNGDFAEMQAVAAASPELCGAALARTDAALSARSPAEPMDREALQAEFATLLAGVV; from the coding sequence ATGGCGAAAGCGTTTATTGCCGGGTGCTCGGGGCCTCGACTGACGGTGGACGAGCGGCAATTCTTCAGTGATGAACGGCCCTGGGCGTTGATCCTTTTTGCAAGGAACTGTCGTCAGACCGACCAGATCCGGGATCTCGTTTCCGAATTCCGGGATCTTGTGGGGTGGCCGGATGCGCCAGTGCTGATCGATCAGGAAGGCGGGCGTGTTCGCCGGCTTCGGCCGCCGCTGGTCCCGGACTACCCGCCGGGTGCGGTCTACGGAAAACTTCATGACATCGATGCGGATGCGGGATTGCGGTCGGCCTGGCTGTGCGGCCGACTTATCGGCGCGGATCTTGCGGACCTGGGCATCACTGTCGATTGCCTGCCCATCGTCGATGTGCCGCGGGGCGACACCAGCAACGTGATCGGTGACCGTGCCTACGGAACAGACCCCGCGATCATCGCGCGGATCGGGCGCGCAATGACGGACGGCCTGGGAGCCGCAGGGGTTTTGCCTGTGTTGAAGCACATTCCCGGTCACGGACCCGCAACGATCGACAGCCATCTTGCGCTGCCGGTGGTTGACACGGAGCTGGAAACACTGCGCAAACTCGATTTCGTTCCGTTTCGCGCCTTGCGCGATCTGCCGCTGGCCATGACCGCGCATGTGGTCTACACGGCCATCGACCGGGACGCATGTGCCACTTGTTCTCCAAAGGTCATCGAAACGATCATTCGTGGCGAGCTCGATTATCAGGGCTGCCTGATGAGCGACGACGTCTCGATGAGGGCGCTTGGCGGGGAGATGCAGGCACGGGTGCGCAGCCTGTTCGCGGCCGGTTGCGACCTGGCGCTGCATTGCAATGGCGATTTCGCTGAAATGCAGGCTGTGGCGGCGGCCTCGCCTGAACTTTGCGGTGCGGCGCTTGCCCGGACCGATGCGGCGCTCTCCGCGCGGAGCCCGGCCGAGCCGATGGATCGCGAGGCGCTTCAGGCGGAGTTTGCGACGTTGCTTGCCGGTGTCGTATAA
- a CDS encoding SPOR domain-containing protein: protein MSNRSNHPVSDTDHRGDRRADDGHDGFEEDPLVELARIVSEGNAKFRPVAMTEPRFEEPAFPQADDPEYVDPSGWEEPVSGGVGWNEPFEQQPVSAPDEREATASDYSDAYAQRVQSVPVSPPVDVEPAQGAYGDTWHAEVQAEVWDDDAHFAEASRSAQVEWPDGPVNRSADVADDFGQDPYFPDSVAPRDEGRLDPPVYQEDVRGDANFSAEQERARAITADLSASLEDELLGPQKNAHDDREAWSEGDDLQSESYDDLLMDAPAPGWADDGRAGRAEPQAPSFDEDFYAAADTEAPPPPEGYDLDAVAQAMREGDPQIGGHGVLPPHSESEQEVAPDEKSRRGLFAAGAVLGLVVAGGAVFAFFDFGGSDVIGPPPVITASQEPLKVYPEGEEPSANGQSKLIYDRVGGVESPREERLVVQDETPVASLPPAPVTDGDAQTRVPAGPRRVRTVVVRPDGTIISGDDAAAATDTPSASQSEPATDQPAQEQSPSSPVPRVASVDPAGTDTRQVTTTPVTAPGAEDGAAVPQAAGPTVAGDVPTNVPREKPGDIETMAARATAPPAIQRQSAPAQRAPASPLDLTASQQGASQPAASAPATSGSIPAGAYIVQVSSQRTQDQAQAAFDNLQQRYAGVLGGVSPVIQRADLGDRGTFYRVRIPASSRDDAISLCERLKSAGGDCFVRRN, encoded by the coding sequence ATGTCCAACCGTTCGAACCATCCGGTCAGCGATACGGATCACCGCGGCGACCGGCGCGCGGATGACGGCCATGACGGGTTCGAAGAGGATCCGCTCGTCGAACTGGCGCGCATCGTCAGCGAGGGCAATGCCAAGTTTCGCCCCGTTGCGATGACGGAGCCCCGGTTCGAAGAGCCTGCGTTTCCCCAAGCCGATGACCCGGAATACGTGGACCCGTCAGGATGGGAAGAACCGGTTTCGGGTGGTGTCGGCTGGAACGAACCTTTTGAACAGCAGCCTGTTTCCGCACCGGACGAGCGGGAGGCTACGGCTTCTGACTATTCGGACGCCTATGCGCAGCGCGTCCAATCCGTCCCGGTTTCTCCCCCCGTTGATGTCGAGCCTGCTCAAGGCGCCTATGGCGATACCTGGCATGCGGAGGTGCAGGCAGAGGTGTGGGATGATGATGCGCATTTCGCCGAGGCGTCGCGCTCTGCCCAGGTCGAATGGCCGGACGGGCCGGTCAACCGCTCGGCCGATGTTGCCGACGACTTCGGACAAGATCCATATTTTCCCGACTCCGTTGCTCCACGGGATGAGGGTCGGCTCGATCCCCCCGTCTATCAGGAGGACGTGCGTGGAGACGCGAATTTTTCCGCGGAGCAGGAGCGCGCTCGCGCCATTACCGCCGATTTGAGCGCCTCGCTTGAGGACGAGCTTCTTGGCCCGCAAAAAAATGCGCACGATGATCGCGAGGCTTGGTCGGAAGGTGACGATCTGCAATCAGAGTCCTATGACGACCTGCTGATGGACGCGCCGGCGCCCGGTTGGGCTGACGATGGGCGGGCGGGCCGGGCGGAACCTCAAGCCCCGTCCTTCGATGAGGATTTCTACGCTGCCGCCGATACGGAGGCCCCGCCGCCGCCGGAGGGGTATGACCTTGATGCCGTCGCTCAGGCAATGCGCGAGGGCGATCCGCAGATTGGCGGGCATGGCGTTCTCCCGCCGCATTCGGAGTCAGAACAGGAGGTCGCGCCGGATGAAAAGTCCCGTCGGGGTCTTTTTGCAGCAGGTGCCGTGCTTGGTCTTGTCGTCGCGGGTGGAGCTGTATTTGCCTTCTTCGATTTTGGCGGATCGGACGTGATTGGTCCGCCACCGGTCATCACGGCGTCACAGGAGCCGTTGAAGGTCTATCCCGAAGGTGAGGAGCCCTCGGCGAACGGTCAGAGCAAACTGATCTATGATCGCGTCGGGGGTGTCGAGTCTCCGCGTGAGGAACGGCTGGTGGTTCAGGATGAAACTCCGGTTGCATCGCTTCCGCCGGCGCCCGTGACGGACGGTGACGCGCAAACCCGCGTTCCCGCGGGCCCGCGTCGGGTTCGCACAGTCGTTGTGCGTCCGGACGGAACGATCATCTCCGGTGATGACGCTGCTGCTGCGACCGATACTCCCTCAGCGTCGCAGTCCGAACCGGCGACAGATCAACCGGCGCAGGAACAGTCGCCCTCTTCGCCGGTTCCGCGCGTGGCGTCGGTAGACCCGGCCGGAACGGACACTCGTCAGGTAACGACGACCCCCGTGACGGCGCCCGGCGCGGAAGATGGCGCCGCGGTACCGCAGGCCGCTGGCCCGACGGTCGCCGGCGACGTGCCGACCAATGTGCCGCGTGAAAAGCCGGGCGATATCGAGACAATGGCTGCGCGTGCCACTGCGCCTCCCGCCATTCAGCGCCAAAGTGCCCCCGCACAGCGGGCACCGGCCTCTCCGCTTGATCTCACCGCCAGTCAGCAGGGCGCATCGCAGCCCGCGGCCTCCGCGCCTGCGACAAGCGGATCCATTCCTGCCGGTGCCTATATCGTGCAGGTGTCGTCTCAGCGCACACAGGATCAGGCCCAGGCCGCCTTCGACAATCTCCAGCAACGCTATGCGGGTGTGCTCGGGGGTGTTTCGCCTGTGATCCAGCGGGCGGATCTTGGCGACCGCGGTACCTTCTACCGCGTCCGTATTCCGGCCTCGTCGCGTGACGATGCGATTTCGCTGTGCGAGCGTTTGAAGTCTGCTGGCGGCGATTGTTTCGTGCGGCGCAACTGA
- the argS gene encoding arginine--tRNA ligase encodes MNIFTEYADLVRDAITRLYPNGEVDAALLARCVVEPPRDPAHGDLATNAAMVLAKPLKTNPRALAERLSVELAGTGDILSAEVAGPGFLNFRLADVVWARVLRSVLADERDFGRSKMGGNLKVNVEYVSANPTGPMHVGHCRGAVVGDALASLLDFAGYDVTREYYINDAGSQIDVLARSAFLRYREALGEDIGKIPEGLYPGDYLVPVGKALAAKHGRALLDMDEAARLALVKEDTIAAMMELIRADLALLNVHHDLFFSERTLHARNDANRSEIDKMLDVLRARDLVYEGTLPPPKGQVPEDWEDREQTLFRASAYGDDIDRPLKKSDGSYTYFAADVAYMLSKYERGFKEMIFILGADHGGYVKRLEAVGRAISGGEAKVIVRLCQLVKLFRAGEPVRMSKRSGDFVTLRDVVEEVGCDPVRFMMLYRKNDAPLDFDFRKVTEQSKDNPVFYVQYGHARCRSVLRQAAEELPGLDASSAALAEGDFSLLTDSGERELAARLAAWPRLVESAAEAHEPHRVAFYLHDLASALHSHWNKGKDLPQLRFINPEHRQLTLARLGLVRAVSLVLASGLSLLGVAAPEEMR; translated from the coding sequence ATGAACATCTTCACCGAATATGCCGATCTGGTGCGTGACGCGATCACGCGGCTGTATCCCAACGGAGAGGTCGATGCGGCCCTGCTGGCGCGGTGTGTTGTCGAGCCGCCGCGCGATCCGGCACACGGGGACCTCGCGACCAATGCGGCGATGGTGCTTGCAAAGCCGTTGAAGACGAACCCGCGCGCGCTTGCGGAACGATTGAGCGTTGAACTGGCGGGGACGGGAGATATTCTCTCCGCCGAGGTTGCCGGCCCCGGCTTTTTGAACTTCAGGCTCGCCGATGTGGTCTGGGCAAGGGTGCTGCGTTCCGTTCTTGCTGACGAGCGCGACTTCGGCCGCTCGAAGATGGGTGGCAACCTGAAGGTGAATGTGGAGTATGTCTCCGCAAATCCGACCGGGCCGATGCATGTCGGCCACTGCCGAGGCGCCGTCGTGGGCGACGCGCTTGCCTCGCTGCTGGATTTCGCCGGCTATGACGTCACTCGCGAATACTACATCAACGATGCCGGCTCGCAGATCGACGTTCTCGCGCGGTCGGCCTTTCTGCGCTACCGGGAAGCGCTGGGCGAGGACATCGGCAAGATCCCCGAGGGGCTCTATCCCGGTGATTATCTCGTACCGGTCGGGAAGGCGCTTGCCGCCAAGCACGGGCGCGCGCTCCTCGACATGGATGAGGCTGCACGCCTTGCGCTGGTGAAGGAAGACACGATCGCCGCGATGATGGAGCTCATCCGTGCCGATCTTGCCCTGCTCAACGTGCATCACGACCTGTTCTTTTCAGAGCGCACGCTGCACGCGCGCAACGATGCCAACAGGTCCGAGATCGACAAGATGCTCGATGTGCTTCGGGCGCGCGATCTCGTGTACGAAGGGACGCTGCCCCCGCCGAAGGGTCAGGTGCCGGAAGACTGGGAAGACCGTGAGCAGACCTTGTTCCGCGCCAGCGCCTATGGCGACGACATCGACCGCCCGCTGAAAAAATCCGACGGCAGTTACACCTATTTCGCCGCCGACGTCGCCTATATGCTGTCCAAGTACGAGCGTGGCTTCAAGGAGATGATCTTTATCCTCGGCGCGGATCACGGCGGCTACGTGAAACGGCTCGAGGCAGTCGGGCGTGCCATTTCCGGTGGCGAGGCCAAGGTGATCGTGCGTCTGTGCCAGCTTGTGAAGCTTTTCCGCGCCGGTGAACCCGTGCGCATGTCGAAGCGCTCCGGCGATTTCGTGACACTGCGCGACGTCGTCGAGGAGGTGGGCTGCGATCCTGTGCGCTTCATGATGCTTTACCGCAAGAATGATGCGCCGCTGGACTTCGATTTCAGGAAAGTCACCGAGCAATCCAAGGACAACCCGGTTTTCTATGTCCAGTATGGCCACGCGCGCTGTCGCTCGGTGCTGCGGCAGGCTGCGGAAGAGCTGCCGGGTCTGGATGCATCCTCTGCCGCACTTGCAGAAGGCGACTTCTCGCTGCTCACCGATTCGGGCGAACGCGAACTCGCGGCGCGTCTGGCTGCGTGGCCCAGGCTTGTCGAGAGCGCGGCCGAAGCACATGAGCCACATCGCGTTGCCTTCTACCTGCACGACCTGGCCAGTGCCCTGCATTCGCACTGGAACAAGGGCAAGGATTTGCCGCAATTACGTTTTATTAACCCTGAACATCGACAACTAACGTTGGCCCGCCTTGGTCTTGTTCGTGCGGTCTCCCTGGTTCTAGCGTCCGGCCTGTCCTTGCTGGGTGTCGCGGCGCCTGAGGAGATGCGCTGA
- a CDS encoding deoxyguanosinetriphosphate triphosphohydrolase: protein MTASLGYGAQPRAAYATDPDRSAGRLFPEAESPTRTPFQRDRDRIIHSTAFRRLKHKTQVFVYHEGDHFRTRLTHTIEVSQIARSLARALRLDEDLAECLALAHDLGHTPFGHEGEDVMDACMAPYGGFDHNAQSLRIVTNLERRYAEFDGLNLSWETLEGLVKHNGPLVDADGAPIGKFAGGELPFAIRANAARQDLRLDTWPGAEAQAAAIADDIAYDAHDLDDGLRAGLLAVEQIREVPFFCAILDEVDGRYPDLEEPRRIHEIVRRSITRMVEDVIEESVRRLTVLSPRSVEDIRAASGAMVSFSDGMTVSERAVKAFLFANLYRHNSVLAVRKQVAAIVQDLFAAYMAEPSLMPQEWFHDLRPGEPDRTARRVCDFVAGMTDRFAVDEHRRLFDHTPELG from the coding sequence ATGACTGCTTCCCTTGGATATGGCGCCCAGCCGCGGGCGGCCTACGCCACCGACCCGGACAGAAGCGCGGGACGTCTTTTCCCCGAAGCGGAAAGCCCGACGCGTACGCCGTTTCAACGCGACCGTGACCGGATAATCCATTCCACGGCGTTTCGACGGCTGAAACACAAGACGCAGGTCTTCGTTTATCATGAAGGCGATCACTTCCGCACACGGCTGACCCATACGATCGAGGTGTCCCAGATTGCGCGTTCGCTTGCCCGTGCGCTGCGGCTCGATGAGGATTTGGCCGAATGTCTTGCCCTGGCCCACGACCTTGGCCACACGCCCTTCGGTCATGAGGGCGAGGATGTGATGGATGCCTGCATGGCGCCCTACGGGGGGTTCGATCACAATGCGCAATCCCTGCGCATCGTCACCAACCTCGAAAGGCGCTACGCCGAATTCGATGGGCTGAACCTGAGTTGGGAGACGCTCGAGGGACTGGTGAAGCACAACGGGCCGCTTGTGGACGCCGACGGCGCGCCGATCGGAAAATTCGCCGGGGGCGAGCTTCCCTTCGCGATCCGTGCGAACGCCGCGCGCCAGGATCTGCGCCTCGACACCTGGCCGGGCGCGGAGGCCCAGGCTGCTGCGATCGCCGATGACATCGCCTATGATGCGCACGATCTCGACGACGGGCTGCGGGCCGGACTGCTTGCCGTGGAGCAGATCCGTGAGGTCCCGTTCTTCTGCGCCATACTCGACGAAGTGGATGGGCGCTATCCAGACCTCGAGGAGCCACGCCGGATTCATGAGATCGTTCGCCGCTCGATCACGCGCATGGTGGAGGATGTGATCGAGGAATCCGTCCGCCGGTTGACCGTGCTGTCACCGCGCTCCGTGGAAGACATCCGCGCCGCCTCCGGCGCCATGGTGAGCTTTTCCGACGGGATGACGGTCTCGGAACGCGCGGTGAAGGCTTTCCTTTTTGCAAATCTCTACCGGCACAACAGCGTGCTTGCGGTTCGAAAGCAGGTTGCCGCGATCGTGCAAGATCTCTTCGCCGCCTATATGGCCGAACCCTCGCTGATGCCTCAGGAGTGGTTCCACGATCTGCGCCCCGGCGAGCCTGATCGGACCGCGCGCCGCGTTTGCGATTTCGTCGCTGGCATGACGGACCGTTTCGCCGTCGACGAGCATCGCCGCCTGTTTGACCATACCCCGGAATTGGGCTAG
- a CDS encoding iron-sulfur cluster assembly accessory protein translates to MTNATTVTERQNDGAVSVASASGDSVTVSPSALRRISRILSDEAEGTMLRISVEGGGCSGFQYKYDLVTDREADDFIVEDAGATVIVDPVSLQYMSGSVVDYVDDIMGQSFQINNPLASAGCGCGTSFSI, encoded by the coding sequence ATGACCAATGCAACGACTGTGACCGAAAGGCAGAACGATGGAGCCGTTTCGGTCGCCTCCGCATCGGGAGACAGTGTGACGGTCAGCCCGTCAGCGCTCCGGCGGATTTCCCGTATCCTCTCCGACGAAGCGGAAGGAACAATGCTGCGTATCAGCGTCGAGGGCGGCGGATGCTCGGGATTTCAGTATAAATACGATCTCGTCACCGACCGCGAAGCTGACGACTTCATTGTCGAGGATGCGGGCGCAACGGTGATCGTCGATCCCGTTTCCCTGCAATACATGAGTGGCTCTGTCGTGGATTATGTCGACGACATCATGGGACAATCGTTTCAGATCAACAATCCGCTCGCCTCGGCAGGCTGCGGATGCGGAACGAGCTTCTCCATTTGA
- the xth gene encoding exodeoxyribonuclease III, whose amino-acid sequence MKIATWNINGVKARRDTALAWLEEAKPDIACLQEIKSVDDGFPAADFEALGYAVETHGQKGFNGVAVLSRLPLEDVSRGLPGDDEDTQARYIEARVETSSGSVRVGCLYLPNGNPLGTEKFDYKLKWMERLHRHAQDCLAREEAFILLGDYNVIPEPRDAKNPDAWTGDALFQPESRRAFRSLENLGLFDALRLTNQDDGLYSFWDYQAGAWQKNNGIRIDHLLLSAEAVDRLERTGVDAHVRGWEKPSDHVPVWVELSD is encoded by the coding sequence TTGAAGATCGCCACCTGGAACATCAACGGCGTGAAGGCGCGCCGCGACACTGCCCTCGCCTGGCTTGAGGAAGCAAAGCCCGACATCGCCTGTCTTCAGGAAATCAAGTCGGTCGACGACGGCTTTCCCGCCGCCGACTTCGAGGCGCTGGGCTATGCGGTCGAAACCCACGGCCAGAAAGGCTTCAACGGAGTTGCCGTGCTCAGCCGTCTCCCGCTCGAGGACGTCTCGCGCGGACTTCCGGGCGACGATGAGGACACGCAGGCGCGCTACATCGAGGCACGGGTCGAGACCTCCTCGGGGTCAGTGCGGGTCGGATGCCTTTATCTGCCGAACGGCAATCCGCTGGGAACAGAGAAATTCGACTACAAGCTGAAGTGGATGGAGCGCCTGCACCGTCATGCGCAGGATTGTCTCGCGCGCGAGGAGGCATTTATCCTTCTTGGCGACTACAATGTGATCCCGGAACCCCGCGACGCAAAGAACCCCGATGCCTGGACCGGAGATGCGCTGTTTCAGCCGGAGAGCCGGCGCGCATTCCGCTCGCTTGAAAACCTCGGTCTTTTCGACGCGCTTCGCCTCACCAACCAGGACGACGGTCTCTACAGCTTCTGGGACTATCAGGCCGGCGCCTGGCAAAAGAACAACGGCATCCGCATCGATCACCTGCTTTTGTCCGCCGAGGCAGTCGACCGTCTTGAGCGAACCGGCGTGGATGCTCATGTCCGCGGATGGGAAAAACCCTCCGACCACGTACCCGTGTGGGTCGAGCTGTCGGATTGA
- a CDS encoding tetratricopeptide repeat protein, producing MQAAVSPSTGGIAGPIILLLFFGMKGRTSGAVNSGCCEREWHGLHLCEARAKATRRRRAVRTSSSRASSGGRNMRITVFGCFSAVMMCAAFAGPAIAQDSAAAAAARMSGAAASAPDLSPGEALRAGTRFYYAGKKKRALDSLRFAAENGHPLAAWKLGRMYSRGDGVKEDDIKAFEYFREIASNYADDSPSSPRAPFIASAFVELGSYYLTGINDSAIQPNVARAREIFSYAASYFGDADAQYHLGMLYLDDSDRDIRMAARWLKLAAKKGHLKAQARLGELLFTGDFHGFDNKVAGLMWLTVAQRRVDGTDEAWITELQERSFGLAEESVRRRSTTLAESWMQANPALIADSR from the coding sequence GTGCAAGCCGCTGTTTCGCCTTCAACAGGCGGTATTGCAGGTCCCATCATCCTGCTGCTGTTTTTCGGGATGAAAGGCAGGACATCCGGAGCCGTGAACTCCGGTTGCTGCGAAAGAGAGTGGCATGGTCTTCACCTTTGTGAAGCCCGTGCAAAGGCAACAAGGCGCAGGCGTGCGGTGCGGACCAGTTCGAGCCGGGCGTCATCAGGCGGACGAAATATGCGGATCACTGTTTTTGGTTGTTTCAGCGCTGTCATGATGTGCGCGGCCTTCGCGGGGCCTGCGATCGCTCAGGATTCAGCCGCTGCTGCGGCCGCCAGGATGTCGGGGGCTGCGGCTTCCGCGCCTGATCTCTCTCCCGGAGAGGCGCTGCGTGCCGGAACACGTTTTTATTATGCCGGGAAGAAGAAACGCGCGCTCGATTCCCTGCGCTTTGCTGCGGAGAACGGGCATCCTCTGGCAGCCTGGAAACTCGGCCGGATGTATTCACGTGGCGATGGCGTCAAGGAAGACGATATCAAGGCGTTCGAGTATTTTCGCGAGATCGCGTCCAACTATGCCGATGACAGCCCCTCGTCTCCGCGCGCTCCTTTTATCGCCAGTGCCTTCGTTGAGCTTGGTTCCTATTATCTGACCGGGATCAATGACAGCGCGATTCAGCCGAATGTGGCGCGCGCACGAGAGATTTTCAGCTACGCGGCCTCCTATTTCGGCGATGCGGATGCGCAGTACCATCTCGGCATGCTCTATCTGGATGACAGTGATCGGGACATACGCATGGCGGCGCGCTGGCTGAAGCTGGCGGCAAAGAAGGGACATCTTAAGGCGCAAGCCCGACTCGGTGAGCTTCTCTTCACTGGCGATTTCCACGGGTTCGACAACAAGGTCGCCGGCCTGATGTGGTTGACGGTGGCGCAGCGCCGTGTCGATGGGACGGATGAAGCCTGGATCACCGAACTGCAGGAGCGCAGTTTCGGACTGGCCGAGGAGAGTGTTCGCCGTCGTTCAACAACCCTGGCCGAGTCATGGATGCAGGCCAACCCGGCGCTGATCGCCGACAGTCGGTAA